The following are from one region of the Odontesthes bonariensis isolate fOdoBon6 chromosome 12, fOdoBon6.hap1, whole genome shotgun sequence genome:
- the tsn gene encoding translin, translated as MSVTEMFSYIQGFLSADQDVREDIRKVVQTLEQTAREILTVLQSVHQPSGFKEIPSKCAKARELFCTVRTQISELKTKFPVEQYYRFHEHWRFVLQRLAFLSAFVVYLESETLVTREEVARILGIEVMREKGFHLDVEDYLAGVLIMASELSRLAVNSVTAGDYNRPLRISNFINELDSGFRLLNLKNDPLRKRYDGLKYDVKKIEEVVYDLSIRGLAKEPESGGDK; from the exons ATGTCTGTCACTGAGATGTTCAGCTACATTCAGGGCTTTTTGAGCGCCGACCAGGACGTCAGAGAG GACATCCGCAAGGTGGTCCAGACTTTGGAGCAGACTGCCCGGGAAATCCTGACAGTACTTCAAAGTGTCCACCAACCATCTGGATTCAAAGAAA TTCCCAGCAAATGTGCGAAGGCGCGGGAGCTGTTCTGCACAGTCCGGACTCAAATCTCAGAACTGAAAACAAAGTTTCCTGTGGAGCAGTATTACAG GTTCCACGAACACTGGCGCTTCGTCCTGCAGCGTCTGGCTTTCTTGTCGGCCTTTGTCGTCTACCTGGAGAGCGAAACTCTGGTGACTCGGGAGGAGGTGGCTCGGATACTTGGCA TTGAGGTGATGCGGGAGAAAGGTTTCCACCTGGATGTGGAGGACTACCTGGCAGGTGTGCTGATCATGGCAAGCGAACTG TCGAGGTTGGCAGTGAACAGCGTCACCGCAGGCGACTACAACCGGCCGCTCCGCATCTCCAACTTCATCAACGAGCTGGACTCGGGCTTCCGTCTGCTCAACCTGAAGAACGACCCGCTACGGAAGCGCTACGACGGCCTCAAGTACGACGTGAAGAAGATCGAGGAGGTGGTGTACGACCTGTCCATCCGCGGCCTGGCTAAGGAACCCGAGTCCGGCGGGGACAAGTAG